The genomic window CTTTCTTCGCCCTGCTGGTGCGGCAATTGACGCAATCCGTGCGGGAGGCGGCGCGGGGCGGGGCCATGCCCGGCTGGCTGGCCACCAGGCCGCTCGCCGCCTGGGCGGAGGCCGCGAGCGCCTTGACGCAACAGGCGCAGGAGGCCGAGCGCCTCTCGCTGGACCGCCGCCAGGCCGTGCTGGTGGCCATGGAGACGTTGCGCGGGCGGTGAAGCCACCTTGCCGCGCGCGCGTCCGGGCGCCATGAAGGCGCCCATGCCCGTCTATCTCACCACGCCCATCTATTATGTGAACGACAAGCCCCATATCGGCCACGCCTACACCAGCCTGGCGACCGATGTGCTGGCCCGCTGGCACCGCCTGGCCGGGGAGGAGGTCTTCTTCCTCACCGGTACGGATGAGCATGGCCAGAAGGTGGAAAAGGCCGCCCAGGATGCCGGCCAGGACCCCCAGGCCTTCACCGACCGCGTGAGCCAGGCCTTCCGCGACCTGACCGCGTCCATGAACCTCTCCAATGACGGGTTCATCCGCACGACGGAGCCGCGCCACCGCGAGGCCTGCCAGGCGCTGTGGAAGCGGCTGGTGGAGAAGGGCGAGATCTATCTCGGCGCCTATGAGGGCTGGTATGCGGTGCGGGATGAGGCCTTCTATGGCCCGGACGAGCTGACGGAGCGGGACGGGGTGAAATACGCCCCCTCCGGCGCGCCGGTGGAGTGGGTAAGGGAGCCTTCTTATTTCTTCCGCCTCTCCGCCTGGGGCGACAAGCTGCTGAAATTCTATGAGGACCACCCGGAATTCATCCAGCCCGCGACGCGGCGCAACGAGGTGATGGCCTTCGTGAAGTCGGGGCTGACGGATCTGTCCATCTCGCGCACCTCCTTCCGCTGGGGCGTGCCGGTGCCGGGCGATGACGCGCATGTGATGTATGTCTGGATGGACGCGCTGACAAACTACATCACGGCGCTGGGCTATCCCGATGAAAAGTCCGAGCTTTGGAAGTTCTGGCCGGCCGATGTGCATATGGTGGGCAAGGACATCGTCCGCTTCCACGCCATCTACTGGCCAGCCTTCCTGATGGCGGCGGACCTGCCACCGCCGCGGCGCGTCTTCGCCCATGGCTGGTGGACCAATGAGGGGCAGAAGATCAGCAAATCCGTGGGCAATGTCATTGACCCGCTGGCGCTGGTGCAGGAATTCGGGCTGGACCCTGTGCGCTACTTCCTGCTGCGCGAGGTGCCCTTCGGCCAGGATGGCGATTTCTCGCGCGCCGCGCTGACCAACCGGCTGAATGGCGAACTGGCGGACGCGCTAGGGAATTTGGCGAACCGGGTGCTGAGCCTGATCCAGCGGAATTGCGAGACAAGGCTGCCGGGGGTGGCGCGGTCGGCGGCGGATACGGAAGGCCTGTTCGCCGCCTACCTCGACCCGCTCCCGAGCCGCGTCGCCGAACGCCTTGATAAGATGGAATTCCATCTGGCGCTGGAAGCCGTCTTCGAGGCGGTGCGCGAGGCCAACGGCTACATCACCCGCGAGGCGCCTTGGGCGCTGAAGAAGACCGACCCCGTGCGGATGCTGGCCGTGCTGCGCAACCTGCACGATGCGCTGCGCGTCTTTGCCACCCTGCTGCAGCCCTTCATGCCCGACACCATGGCGCGGCTGCTGGACCAGTTGGGCGTGCCGCCGGAGGCCCGCAGCCTGGCCGCGCTGGCCACGCCACTGCCGGAGGGGCTGGCCTTGCCCGCGCCCGCGCCGCTCTTCCAGAAAATCCAGAACGCGGCGTAATTCCCTGATGTTGATCGATTCCCATTGCCACCTCGACTACTTCACCGAGGCCGAGATCGAGGGCATCCTCGCCCGCGCCCATGAGGCGGGGGTGGAACGGATGGTCACCATCGGCACCTCCATTCCGCAAGCCGAGGCCGTCGTGGCGCTGGCCGAGCGCTTCCCGCAGGTCTGGGGCACCATCGGCGTGCATCCGCACCGGGCCGGTGAGGGCGTGATGCCCACGGTGGAGGAATTGGTCGCCCTGGCCCGGCACCCGCGCGTGATCGGCATCGGGGAAAGCGGCCTCGACTATTTCTACGACAAATCGCCACGCGACACCCAGCGCGAGGGCTTTCGCCGCCACATCCGCGCGGCGCGCGCGGCCGGGCTGCCGCTGGTGGTCCATGCGCGCGATGCCGATGACGACATCGCCTCCATCCTGGAGGAAGAGCGGGCAGGGGGGGCCTTCGCCTTCCTGCTGCACTGCTTCAGCTCGACCCCGGCGCTCGCCGAGGCCGCGATCGCGATGGGAGGATTTATTTCCTTTTCCGGAATCCTGACCTTCCCGCGCTCGGCCGAGCTGCGGGAGCTGGCGGCGCGGCTGCCGGCGGACCGGCTGCTGGTGGAGACGGATGCACCCTACCTCGCGCCCGTGCCCTTTCGCGGCAAGCGCTGCGAGCCGGGCTACACGGCGCTGACTGCCAAGGTGCTGGCCGAGACGCGCGGCGTTTCGCCCGAGGAGATCGCGGCCACCACCACGGCCAACTTCCACCGGCTTTTCACCAAAGCCCAATGACGAGGAAAGGGTGACGGGCCTGCGCGTCCGGCTGCTGGGCACGGGCCCGTCCCAGGGCGTGCCGGAGCTGGGCGGCCTCTGGGGCGACTGCGACCCCGCGGAACCGCGCAACCAGCGCACCCGCAGCGCCGCGCTGATCGAGGCCGCGGACGGCACACGGCTGCTGGTGGATGCCGGGCCCGACATCCGCGCGCAATTGCTGGCGGCCGGGGTGGACCGGCTGGACGCGCTGCTCGTCACCCACGCCCATGCGGACCATATCGCCGGCCTGGATGAGATGCGGGCCATCAACCGCCGCATGGGCCAGGCGCTGCCGCTCTATGCGACCGCCACGACGATCACGGCCCTGAAGGCACGCTTCGACTATTGCTTCCTGCCGCCCACGCGCGGCTTCTACCGCCCGGCGCTGGACGCGCGCGAGGTGGAGGCCGGCCAGACCCTGCGCCTGGGCGGGCTGCAGGTGGAGCTGCTGGACCAGGACCACCGGGTGATGCGCAGCCTGGGCCTGCGCATCGGCCGCTTCGCCTACACGACCGATGTGGTGGCGTTTCCGCCCGAGAGCTTCGCGCGGCTGCACGGGCTGTCGCTCTGGGTGGTGGGCTGCTTCCAGCGCGTGCCGCATCCGGTGCATGCGAACCTCGACCAGGTGCTGGCGTGGCGCGAGGCGCTGGGCCATCCGCGCACCGTGCTGACGCATATGAGCGGCGCGCTGGACTACGCCACGCTGCGCGACGAATTGCCGGAGGGGGTCGAGCCGGGCTTCGACGGGATGGAGCTGCACCCGTGATCCCAGGCTTGATCCACAG from Roseococcus microcysteis includes these protein-coding regions:
- the metG gene encoding methionine--tRNA ligase codes for the protein MPVYLTTPIYYVNDKPHIGHAYTSLATDVLARWHRLAGEEVFFLTGTDEHGQKVEKAAQDAGQDPQAFTDRVSQAFRDLTASMNLSNDGFIRTTEPRHREACQALWKRLVEKGEIYLGAYEGWYAVRDEAFYGPDELTERDGVKYAPSGAPVEWVREPSYFFRLSAWGDKLLKFYEDHPEFIQPATRRNEVMAFVKSGLTDLSISRTSFRWGVPVPGDDAHVMYVWMDALTNYITALGYPDEKSELWKFWPADVHMVGKDIVRFHAIYWPAFLMAADLPPPRRVFAHGWWTNEGQKISKSVGNVIDPLALVQEFGLDPVRYFLLREVPFGQDGDFSRAALTNRLNGELADALGNLANRVLSLIQRNCETRLPGVARSAADTEGLFAAYLDPLPSRVAERLDKMEFHLALEAVFEAVREANGYITREAPWALKKTDPVRMLAVLRNLHDALRVFATLLQPFMPDTMARLLDQLGVPPEARSLAALATPLPEGLALPAPAPLFQKIQNAA
- a CDS encoding TatD family hydrolase is translated as MLIDSHCHLDYFTEAEIEGILARAHEAGVERMVTIGTSIPQAEAVVALAERFPQVWGTIGVHPHRAGEGVMPTVEELVALARHPRVIGIGESGLDYFYDKSPRDTQREGFRRHIRAARAAGLPLVVHARDADDDIASILEEERAGGAFAFLLHCFSSTPALAEAAIAMGGFISFSGILTFPRSAELRELAARLPADRLLVETDAPYLAPVPFRGKRCEPGYTALTAKVLAETRGVSPEEIAATTTANFHRLFTKAQ
- a CDS encoding MBL fold metallo-hydrolase; this encodes MRVRLLGTGPSQGVPELGGLWGDCDPAEPRNQRTRSAALIEAADGTRLLVDAGPDIRAQLLAAGVDRLDALLVTHAHADHIAGLDEMRAINRRMGQALPLYATATTITALKARFDYCFLPPTRGFYRPALDAREVEAGQTLRLGGLQVELLDQDHRVMRSLGLRIGRFAYTTDVVAFPPESFARLHGLSLWVVGCFQRVPHPVHANLDQVLAWREALGHPRTVLTHMSGALDYATLRDELPEGVEPGFDGMELHP